One stretch of Aeromicrobium fastidiosum DNA includes these proteins:
- a CDS encoding DUF4191 domain-containing protein, producing the protein MSNSVPTPATGRLGQMRQAYQITKRSDRNIGLILLLTFLVVGGAFAALGYFLFGTGWIGLTVTIVFGLLTGLLGMLIVFGRRAEKAAYAQVEGQRGAAAGALQMLRRGWEVKPAVAFNKNQDVIHRVVGRPGIILVGEGSPNAVRGLLATEVKKHVRVGGESVPVTGIIVGKDEGQVPLTKLVKHVNKLPKKIKPAQMADLVYKLKALDAMRPAAPMPRGPVPTSMKGNRKAMRG; encoded by the coding sequence CGTCCCCACCCCGGCCACGGGCCGCCTCGGCCAGATGCGCCAGGCGTACCAGATCACCAAGCGCAGCGACCGCAACATCGGGCTCATCCTGCTGCTGACGTTCCTCGTGGTCGGCGGGGCCTTCGCTGCACTCGGCTACTTCCTGTTCGGCACCGGCTGGATCGGCCTGACGGTCACGATCGTCTTCGGCCTGCTGACCGGCCTGCTCGGCATGCTGATCGTGTTCGGCCGCCGCGCCGAGAAGGCCGCCTACGCCCAGGTCGAGGGCCAGCGCGGCGCCGCCGCGGGTGCGCTGCAGATGCTGCGCCGTGGCTGGGAGGTCAAGCCGGCCGTTGCGTTCAACAAGAACCAGGACGTCATCCACCGGGTCGTCGGTCGTCCCGGCATCATCCTGGTCGGCGAGGGCAGTCCCAACGCCGTCCGCGGCCTGCTGGCCACGGAGGTCAAGAAGCACGTGCGTGTCGGCGGCGAGTCGGTGCCGGTCACCGGCATCATCGTCGGCAAGGACGAGGGCCAGGTCCCGCTGACCAAGCTCGTCAAGCACGTCAACAAGCTGCCGAAGAAGATCAAGCCGGCCCAGATGGCCGATCTGGTCTACAAGCTCAAGGCCCTCGACGCGATGCGTCCGGCCGCCCCCATGCCCCGCGGCCCCGTGCCGACCAGCATGAAGGGCAACCGCAAGGCGATGCGCGGCTAG
- a CDS encoding RDD family protein, with protein MEIPSLVRRLGALLIDWIVAALSAVTLAGVSYPPAPLDEDPSQTFIIIGFFVAEVGILTGLVGRSIGKRVLGMRIENPDGRPIGVPRALLRTLLLTLVLPAIVMTDDKRGIHDLAAGSRVVRA; from the coding sequence GTGGAGATCCCCTCGCTCGTCCGGCGTCTCGGTGCCCTGCTGATCGACTGGATCGTGGCGGCGCTCAGCGCCGTGACGCTCGCCGGGGTCAGCTACCCGCCGGCACCGCTCGACGAGGACCCCAGCCAGACGTTCATCATCATCGGCTTCTTCGTCGCCGAGGTCGGCATCCTGACGGGGCTCGTCGGACGCTCGATCGGCAAGCGGGTGCTGGGCATGCGCATCGAAAACCCCGACGGACGCCCCATCGGCGTCCCGCGCGCATTGCTGCGGACGCTGCTGCTGACCTTGGTCCTGCCGGCGATCGTCATGACCGACGACAAGCGCGGCATCCACGACCTCGCCGCCGGATCCCGCGTCGTCCGCGCCTGA
- the glnA gene encoding type I glutamate--ammonia ligase: protein MFGNADELFKFIKDEGVEYLDVRFTDLPGIQQQVTLPASTFDADMVESGVAFDGSSIRGFQTIDQSDMVLFPDIKTAYVDPFKARKTIAMDFFVHDPITGEAYSRDPRNIARKAEAYLATTGIGDTAFFAPEAEFYIFDRVNYGTAANKSFYEIQSSEAAWSTGDSIDDNRGYQVRYKGGYFPVAPTDKTADLRNDMMTNLTNAGLTLERGHHEVGTSGQAEINYKFDTLLKAADDVMKFKYIVRNTAWANDKTVTFMPKPIFGDNGSGMHVHQSIWNDGKPLFYDESGYGGLSDLARHYIGGILKHAPSLLAFTNPSVNSYRRLVPGFEAPIALVYSARNRSACVRIPITGSNPKAKRIEFRCPDPSANPYLAFSALLMAGLDGIKNKIEPAAPIDKNIYELPPEEYDAIDMVPTSLNAVLDSLEADHEFLTAGDVFTPDLIETWIDYKRTEEILPVQLRPHPHEFELYYDI, encoded by the coding sequence ATGTTCGGCAATGCCGACGAGCTGTTCAAGTTCATCAAGGACGAGGGTGTCGAGTACCTCGACGTCCGCTTCACCGATCTCCCGGGCATCCAGCAGCAGGTCACGCTGCCCGCCTCGACGTTCGACGCCGACATGGTCGAGAGCGGCGTGGCCTTCGACGGTTCGTCGATCCGCGGCTTCCAGACCATCGACCAGTCCGACATGGTGCTGTTCCCCGACATCAAGACCGCCTACGTCGACCCGTTCAAGGCGCGCAAGACCATCGCGATGGACTTCTTCGTCCACGACCCGATCACGGGTGAGGCGTACTCGCGCGACCCGCGCAACATCGCCCGCAAGGCCGAGGCGTACCTCGCGACCACCGGCATCGGCGACACCGCGTTCTTCGCGCCCGAAGCCGAGTTCTACATCTTCGACCGGGTCAACTACGGCACGGCCGCCAACAAGTCGTTCTACGAGATCCAGTCGTCCGAGGCCGCCTGGTCGACCGGCGACAGCATCGACGACAACCGCGGCTACCAGGTGCGTTACAAGGGCGGCTACTTCCCCGTCGCGCCGACCGACAAGACCGCCGACCTGCGCAACGACATGATGACGAACCTGACCAACGCCGGGCTCACGCTCGAGCGTGGTCACCACGAGGTCGGCACGTCGGGCCAGGCCGAGATCAACTACAAGTTCGACACGCTGCTCAAGGCTGCCGACGACGTCATGAAGTTCAAGTACATCGTCCGCAACACGGCGTGGGCCAACGACAAGACCGTGACGTTCATGCCGAAGCCGATCTTCGGCGACAACGGCTCGGGCATGCACGTGCACCAGTCGATCTGGAACGACGGCAAGCCGCTGTTCTACGACGAGTCGGGCTACGGCGGACTCTCGGACCTCGCGCGTCACTACATCGGCGGCATCCTGAAGCACGCGCCGTCGCTGCTGGCCTTCACCAACCCGTCGGTCAACTCGTACCGTCGTCTGGTGCCGGGCTTCGAGGCCCCCATCGCGCTGGTCTACTCGGCGCGCAACCGCTCGGCATGCGTCCGTATCCCGATCACGGGCTCGAACCCCAAGGCCAAGCGCATCGAGTTCCGCTGCCCCGACCCGTCGGCCAACCCGTACCTCGCCTTCTCGGCGCTGCTCATGGCCGGCCTCGACGGCATCAAGAACAAGATCGAGCCGGCTGCTCCGATCGACAAGAACATCTACGAGCTGCCGCCGGAGGAGTACGACGCCATCGACATGGTGCCGACCTCGCTCAACGCCGTCCTCGACTCCCTCGAGGCCGAC